In Tenacibaculum pacificus, a single window of DNA contains:
- a CDS encoding YkgJ family cysteine cluster protein codes for MDKDLENLEKLAKDAEKENKKYFATIKKRVPKNFDVVVQDLHDKEFAKTDCLDCGNCCKTTSPIFTDKDTERISKYLKMKVRDFESQYLQRDEDDFMVLKTAPCSFLDESDNSCFIYDVRPKACSEYPHTNRKKFIQISDLTISNTAICPATYRIVEELKKRLPVRSNEKIKRLG; via the coding sequence ATGGATAAAGATTTAGAGAACTTAGAGAAGTTAGCAAAGGATGCAGAGAAGGAAAATAAGAAGTATTTTGCAACTATAAAAAAGCGAGTACCTAAAAATTTCGATGTTGTAGTACAAGATTTACATGATAAGGAATTTGCAAAAACAGATTGTTTAGATTGTGGTAATTGTTGTAAAACTACAAGTCCTATTTTTACAGATAAAGATACCGAGCGTATCTCTAAGTATTTGAAAATGAAAGTAAGAGATTTTGAATCTCAATATTTACAGCGTGATGAAGATGATTTTATGGTGTTAAAAACAGCACCGTGTTCATTTCTTGATGAAAGTGATAATTCTTGTTTTATTTATGATGTTCGCCCAAAAGCGTGTTCAGAATATCCGCATACAAATAGAAAGAAGTTTATTCAAATTTCAGATTTAACAATTAGTAACACTGCAATTTGTCCTGCAACTTATAGAATTGTTGAAGAATTAAAAAAGCGTTTGCCAGTTAGGTCAAACGAAAAAATTAAAAGATTAGGATAA
- a CDS encoding cadherin-like domain-containing protein, translated as MLFSQFSRAQTQPNAVNDINTTYINSNISVNVPGLLSNDTDIDNDVLTITNFSINTINFSAGETANFSEGNITINSDGSYTFIPNTNYFGNVSTINYTISDGIFSDTASLQITVENETPPIAVNDVNTTYLNTTSIINAPGVLTNDTDIDNNILTVTSFNINSVDFTVGETANFNEGNIIISADGSYNFTPTTDYFGNLPIITYTISDGIFSTTANLQITVENETAPIAFNDFQIIDINTILNTNTPGLLDNDTDIDNDILTITDFSINTTSFTAGQTANFSEGSITINANGSYNFIPNTNYIGEVTPITYTISDGIFSTSATLQITVENENEPEAFDDYDTADINTTLSVNAPGVLINDIDIDNNVLTVTSFSINNINFTAGQTATFSQGNITINANGSYNFIPNTDYTGNVQLITYTIFDGTYSTTADLYLTVENTTDLIEIRNLESCNQGYTVDGEYKVIYSMTIANSSTARDYHASSLISNIDLTNDLQAIFGNGCVTEVSEMNVTTSTTIDYIDNPYPLEFTTDIVNPNFLDLTSSNIFNNTTVSNATLYPRQSINIRFCVTINPFCNGRPNPTPSGSGINFDTVFNVTSSTGNATENLEISDFHTTEAVVAAALFVPEENPLVNPDGTFDYNNRVIITNEGTTTATNVNYNMGLGSFLDNGIVFTTLTVSQISGSSVNINTNYDGDTNPFLLNPNNSLAPGETIILDIFYLIAPISFSNTNSFNQLELSQTQGALDGFDETTTENKKQYSFVTWSDGLGNHLDRYYNTASDTGTASSTSQCDCNSAGMGFSFNSSSSTEKVVLNTNQVPNGILEHQELTFQITITNTSEAVQIEQLQLQDDLNAICSGNIITVSTPVIQNSTATINPILNPLYNGVTDINFFDGNSGILEANESITIQFSVLFNEECIGDSTVDFLATDPLNNSANSTSTIPLNISTDTDNDTIINEIDIDDDNDTITDIDEYGGLNPLDDHDNDFVPNYKDTDFNVDANNDGVIDIFDFDNDGVPNHFDLDSDNDGIPDIIESGNGHLNNNSESKTDMDVGVNGLHNTVENNDTLTTGINYTILNSDTNGNPNFIDIDSDGDGIVDHIEAQTTEDYIPHNNTYFITGIDTAYPNGIIPIDTDGDLIPDYIDLNSDNDIRDDYIEGWDFNNDGTPETTALNIDTDNDGLDDAYDSNDNFVNPKNSQTPSDLPNIDNTDTPERDWREINAVVVLINNVSATEGDTFTFTVSLVTKNDNSIITQSASEITMNLSSIDGTDTASQYNIAVTPYDYNQINGATLSIPAFQETATFNAISLDDTIYELDEIFTINGTITSLNTVNTETSGIGNIIDNDLPPTITMNDSMEDEGIDLVHTVSISHPCSTPINIDIKTNDDVAISPDDYTSVSTNLSIDGTINPADANTEASFNISTKTDNLNEPDIENLIVSGVVTSNNVGIQDLNKTGSIVDIDPYPIIEIEDLTVTEGNPFMFEIKLLNASLEPMQNYAPIILNIITLDETTTQSLDYQTIPTINTIPAYTESITQIIPTIDDNLNEEAETMLLQITVVDENPLIRLLNTGTIKDNDVPNLFSPNGDGKSDTFKIAGIEDFPNFKLIIYDRWGSEIYNYSNNGRINPIWWDGNHNEKPAPTGVYYYTLDFNDGNQKAKTNFIQLVR; from the coding sequence GTGCTTTTTTCTCAATTTAGTAGAGCACAGACACAACCTAATGCAGTTAACGACATTAATACAACATACATTAATAGTAATATAAGTGTAAATGTACCAGGGCTACTTTCAAACGATACAGATATCGATAATGATGTTTTAACTATTACTAATTTTTCGATAAACACGATTAATTTTTCAGCAGGTGAAACAGCTAATTTTAGTGAAGGTAATATCACCATAAATTCTGATGGTAGTTATACCTTTATTCCAAATACTAATTACTTTGGTAATGTATCTACTATTAATTATACTATTTCCGATGGAATTTTTTCTGATACAGCAAGCCTACAAATAACTGTTGAAAATGAAACTCCACCTATAGCTGTTAATGATGTTAACACAACTTATCTTAATACTACTTCAATTATAAATGCCCCAGGGGTACTTACCAATGATACTGATATCGACAATAATATTTTAACTGTTACTTCATTTAACATTAATAGTGTTGATTTTACAGTAGGCGAAACCGCTAATTTTAACGAAGGTAATATTATTATAAGTGCTGATGGTAGTTATAATTTTACTCCTACTACTGATTATTTTGGCAACCTACCTATAATTACATATACTATTTCTGATGGAATTTTCTCGACCACAGCAAACTTACAAATAACTGTTGAAAATGAAACTGCTCCTATAGCATTTAACGATTTTCAAATTATTGATATTAACACCATATTAAATACAAATACACCAGGGTTACTAGATAATGATACTGATATTGACAATGATATTTTAACTATTACTGATTTCTCTATAAATACCACTAGTTTTACAGCAGGACAAACAGCTAATTTTAGTGAAGGAAGTATTACTATAAATGCTAATGGTAGCTATAATTTTATTCCTAATACAAATTATATCGGAGAAGTAACTCCGATTACATACACTATTTCTGATGGAATTTTCTCAACCTCAGCAACCCTACAAATAACTGTTGAAAATGAAAATGAACCAGAAGCTTTTGATGATTATGATACAGCAGATATAAATACTACTTTATCTGTAAATGCTCCAGGGGTACTTATTAATGATATAGATATTGATAATAATGTATTAACTGTAACTTCTTTTAGTATTAATAACATTAATTTTACAGCAGGACAAACTGCTACTTTTAGTCAAGGAAATATTACTATAAATGCAAATGGTAGTTATAATTTTATTCCGAATACAGATTATACAGGAAATGTTCAACTTATTACCTATACTATTTTTGATGGTACTTATTCAACTACTGCTGATTTATATTTAACCGTTGAAAATACAACCGATTTAATCGAAATAAGAAACTTAGAAAGTTGTAATCAAGGTTATACAGTTGATGGTGAATACAAAGTAATTTACAGTATGACTATAGCTAACAGTAGTACTGCTAGAGATTATCATGCTTCAAGCCTTATTAGTAATATCGATTTGACAAACGATTTACAAGCTATTTTTGGAAACGGTTGTGTTACTGAAGTTAGTGAAATGAACGTTACAACATCAACAACAATAGATTATATAGATAATCCGTATCCTTTAGAATTTACCACAGATATTGTAAATCCTAATTTTTTAGATTTAACCTCAAGTAATATTTTCAATAATACTACTGTTAGTAATGCAACATTATATCCTAGACAATCTATAAATATTCGTTTTTGTGTGACTATAAATCCATTTTGTAATGGTCGTCCAAATCCGACTCCTTCAGGTTCTGGAATTAATTTTGATACTGTTTTTAATGTTACCTCATCAACAGGGAACGCCACCGAAAACTTAGAGATTTCTGATTTTCATACTACAGAAGCAGTTGTTGCCGCAGCACTATTTGTCCCTGAAGAAAATCCTTTAGTAAATCCTGATGGTACATTTGATTATAATAATCGAGTAATAATCACAAACGAAGGAACAACAACAGCAACCAATGTTAATTACAACATGGGATTAGGTAGTTTTTTAGATAACGGAATTGTTTTTACTACCTTAACTGTTTCTCAAATTTCAGGTTCGTCTGTAAATATAAATACTAATTATGATGGAGATACGAACCCTTTTTTACTAAACCCTAATAATTCTTTAGCACCAGGTGAAACCATTATTTTAGATATATTTTATTTAATTGCACCTATTTCATTTTCAAATACTAATTCTTTTAATCAATTAGAACTTTCTCAAACACAAGGTGCTTTAGATGGTTTTGATGAAACAACTACCGAAAACAAAAAACAATATTCTTTTGTTACTTGGTCTGATGGTTTAGGTAATCATTTAGATCGTTATTATAACACAGCATCAGATACAGGAACAGCCTCTTCTACTTCTCAATGTGATTGTAATAGTGCTGGTATGGGGTTTTCATTTAACTCATCTTCGTCAACAGAAAAAGTTGTTTTAAATACCAATCAAGTACCAAACGGAATTTTAGAACATCAAGAACTTACCTTTCAAATTACCATAACAAATACTAGTGAAGCTGTTCAAATTGAGCAATTACAATTACAAGATGATTTAAATGCTATTTGTAGTGGAAATATTATTACTGTCAGCACACCTGTTATTCAAAATTCTACGGCAACAATTAATCCGATATTAAACCCATTATATAATGGAGTTACTGATATTAATTTTTTCGATGGAAATTCAGGTATTTTAGAAGCTAATGAAAGTATCACTATTCAATTTTCTGTTCTTTTTAATGAAGAATGTATTGGTGATAGTACTGTCGATTTTTTAGCTACTGACCCGCTAAATAACAGTGCAAACTCAACAAGCACAATTCCTCTAAATATTTCTACAGATACAGATAACGATACTATCATTAATGAAATTGATATTGATGATGATAATGATACTATTACAGATATTGATGAATACGGTGGTTTAAATCCTTTGGATGATCACGACAATGATTTTGTTCCTAATTATAAGGACACTGATTTTAATGTAGATGCAAATAATGATGGCGTTATCGATATTTTTGATTTTGATAATGATGGCGTACCAAATCACTTTGATTTAGATAGCGATAATGATGGAATTCCTGATATTATAGAATCTGGAAATGGTCATTTAAATAATAATTCCGAATCAAAAACAGATATGGATGTTGGTGTAAATGGTTTACATAATACTGTTGAAAACAATGACACTTTAACTACAGGAATCAATTATACTATTTTAAATTCTGATACTAATGGAAATCCAAATTTTATAGATATCGATTCTGATGGCGATGGAATTGTTGACCATATTGAAGCACAAACTACCGAAGATTATATTCCTCATAATAACACCTATTTTATAACAGGTATTGACACCGCTTATCCTAATGGAATAATACCTATCGATACAGATGGAGATCTTATTCCTGATTATATTGACCTTAATTCTGATAATGATATTCGTGATGATTATATTGAAGGATGGGATTTTAATAACGATGGAACTCCTGAAACAACCGCTTTAAATATAGATACTGATAATGATGGATTAGATGATGCCTATGATAGTAATGATAACTTTGTAAATCCTAAAAATAGTCAAACTCCAAGTGATTTACCGAATATTGATAATACAGACACACCAGAAAGAGATTGGCGAGAAATCAATGCAGTTGTTGTGCTTATTAATAATGTAAGTGCTACCGAAGGAGATACTTTTACTTTTACGGTTTCATTAGTTACTAAAAATGATAATTCAATAATAACTCAAAGTGCTTCGGAAATAACAATGAATCTTTCTAGTATTGACGGAACAGACACAGCAAGTCAATACAATATTGCTGTAACACCATATGATTATAATCAAATAAATGGAGCTACTTTAAGTATTCCCGCTTTTCAAGAAACGGCTACTTTTAATGCCATTTCTTTGGATGATACAATTTATGAACTTGATGAGATTTTCACCATCAACGGAACTATAACTTCTTTAAATACTGTAAATACTGAAACTTCAGGAATTGGAAATATTATAGATAATGACCTTCCGCCAACAATTACTATGAACGATTCTATGGAAGATGAAGGAATCGATTTAGTACATACTGTTAGCATTAGTCACCCTTGTTCTACTCCTATTAATATCGATATTAAAACAAATGATGATGTTGCCATAAGCCCTGATGATTATACCAGTGTTTCAACAAATTTAAGTATTGATGGAACTATTAATCCTGCGGATGCAAATACAGAAGCATCTTTTAATATCAGTACAAAAACAGATAATTTAAACGAACCTGACATCGAAAATTTAATTGTTAGCGGTGTAGTAACTAGTAATAACGTAGGTATTCAAGACTTAAATAAAACAGGTAGTATTGTTGATATTGACCCTTATCCAATAATCGAAATAGAAGATTTAACTGTTACAGAAGGGAATCCGTTTATGTTTGAAATTAAACTTTTAAACGCCAGTTTAGAACCGATGCAAAATTATGCACCTATCATTCTTAATATAATTACTTTGGATGAAACAACGACACAATCATTGGATTATCAAACAATACCGACTATAAATACAATTCCTGCATATACTGAATCTATAACACAAATTATCCCAACAATTGATGATAATTTAAATGAAGAAGCTGAAACAATGCTACTACAAATAACTGTTGTAGATGAAAATCCATTAATAAGATTACTTAACACAGGAACAATTAAAGATAATGATGTTCCTAATTTATTTTCGCCCAATGGCGATGGAAAAAGTGACACCTTCAAAATAGCAGGAATTGAAGATTTTCCTAATTTTAAATTAATTATTTATGATAGATGGGGAAGTGAAATATATAACTATAGCAATAATGGAAGAATAAATCCTATTTGGTGGGATGGAAATCATAATGAAAAACCTGCACCAACAGGTGTTTATTATTATACATTAGATTTTAATGACGGTAATCAAAAAGCGAAAACAAACTTTATACAACTTGTAAGATGA
- a CDS encoding PorP/SprF family type IX secretion system membrane protein — MISIKKTLLTLFVVCYSLFCTAQQIPHYTQYLYNTQIINPATVGLRSDLSMSLLTRQQWVGVTGAPTTNTFSINGRTNNGLGFGATVINDKVGLSKSNNINVDASYTLITSRDTRLAFGLKAGITLFDNNLSQGITPDNDTYNNTKGNYPNIGFGAYYYNKQYFVGFSIPYLLKSSQFEISETITTQTTSSNMNYFITGGVRLRLSENIFFKPSTMVKYVKNLPISIDINSNFLYKEFLEAGVSYRYKDSASAMFAIIIDKKYRIGYAYDTKLSALSNNFNTHEIVLHVDFTLKGKRRWLEHNSCYF, encoded by the coding sequence ATGATATCAATAAAAAAAACATTATTAACCTTATTTGTTGTTTGTTATAGTCTTTTTTGCACGGCACAACAAATTCCACATTACACGCAATATTTATACAATACACAAATTATAAATCCTGCAACTGTTGGTTTAAGGTCAGATTTAAGTATGTCATTATTAACGCGTCAACAATGGGTTGGTGTAACGGGTGCTCCTACTACCAATACATTTTCCATAAACGGACGAACAAATAATGGTTTAGGTTTTGGTGCTACAGTTATAAACGATAAAGTAGGTTTATCAAAAAGTAACAATATAAATGTAGATGCCTCATATACTTTAATAACATCAAGAGATACAAGACTTGCTTTCGGATTAAAAGCAGGTATTACATTATTTGATAACAATTTATCTCAAGGAATTACACCAGATAATGATACCTATAACAATACAAAAGGAAATTATCCTAATATTGGATTTGGTGCCTATTATTACAACAAACAATATTTTGTAGGTTTTTCAATACCATACTTATTAAAAAGTAGTCAATTTGAAATTTCAGAAACAATAACAACGCAAACAACTTCAAGTAATATGAACTATTTTATTACAGGAGGAGTTCGATTAAGATTATCAGAAAATATTTTTTTTAAACCATCAACTATGGTTAAGTATGTAAAAAACTTACCTATTTCTATAGATATTAATAGCAATTTTCTTTATAAGGAGTTTTTAGAAGCTGGAGTTTCTTATCGTTATAAAGATTCAGCAAGTGCTATGTTTGCTATTATTATTGATAAAAAATATAGAATAGGATACGCCTATGACACAAAATTATCAGCATTGAGTAATAATTTTAATACACATGAAATCGTACTTCATGTTGATTTTACATTAAAAGGAAAAAGAAGATGGCTAGAACATAATTCTTGTTATTTTTAA
- a CDS encoding NAD(P)H-dependent flavin oxidoreductase: MKNKITQLFNIKYPIIQGGMIWVSGWKLASAVSNAGGLGLIGAGSMYPDVLRDHIQKCKKATDKPFGVNVPMLYPDVEKIMDIIIEEGVKIVFTSAGNPKTWTAFLKEKGITVVHVVSSVKFALKSELAGVDAVVCEGFEAGGHNGREETTTLTLIPMVKEKVNIPVISAGGIGSGKAMLATMILGADGVQIGSRFAATLESSAHTNFKQTIIDVKDGDTHLTLKELAPVRLVKNKFYNDVQDLYKQNPTIEEIKELLGRARAKKGIFEGDLNEGELEIGQVAGLIHQIKSAKEVLEEIVTEFEHIKENLKFL, translated from the coding sequence TTGAAAAATAAAATAACACAACTTTTTAATATAAAATATCCGATTATTCAAGGTGGAATGATTTGGGTTTCTGGTTGGAAATTGGCTTCGGCAGTTTCTAATGCAGGCGGTTTGGGCTTAATCGGTGCAGGTTCTATGTATCCTGATGTTTTGCGTGACCATATTCAAAAATGTAAAAAAGCTACTGATAAACCTTTCGGTGTAAATGTGCCAATGTTGTATCCCGATGTTGAAAAAATCATGGATATTATCATCGAAGAAGGTGTTAAAATTGTTTTTACATCCGCAGGAAATCCAAAAACTTGGACAGCCTTTTTAAAAGAAAAAGGAATTACAGTAGTACACGTAGTAAGCTCTGTAAAATTTGCTTTAAAATCAGAATTGGCAGGAGTAGACGCTGTTGTTTGTGAGGGTTTTGAAGCGGGCGGACATAACGGACGAGAAGAAACTACAACGCTTACTTTAATTCCGATGGTTAAAGAAAAAGTTAATATTCCTGTAATTTCGGCAGGTGGAATAGGTTCAGGAAAAGCCATGTTAGCAACCATGATTTTAGGTGCAGACGGAGTACAGATAGGAAGTCGTTTTGCGGCAACTTTAGAATCGTCAGCGCATACAAATTTTAAGCAAACTATAATTGATGTTAAAGATGGCGACACTCATTTAACTTTAAAAGAATTAGCGCCTGTTCGTTTGGTTAAAAATAAGTTTTATAATGATGTCCAAGATTTGTATAAACAAAATCCGACCATTGAAGAAATCAAAGAATTATTAGGAAGAGCAAGAGCAAAAAAAGGAATATTTGAGGGTGATTTAAACGAAGGAGAACTTGAAATTGGTCAAGTAGCAGGATTAATTCATCAAATTAAATCAGCCAAAGAAGTTTTAGAAGAAATTGTTACAGAATTTGAACATATTAAAGAAAATTTAAAGTTTTTATAA
- a CDS encoding adenylosuccinate lyase has protein sequence MSIDFLISVLHDMKSPTKLNRNNASNIVLAHPKLIKNLVDLTFDVDNKLSIKAAWVLEWICTQHNIDFILPYIDIFTEKISTVHFDSAIRPCAKICENLAIAYTSTSKNKTKDTLTSKNIDAIIETGFDWLITDQKIAVRAYSMTFLFLFGLEKDWVHTELKHLITTKIIHESKACKARGNKILKLLNNKKM, from the coding sequence ATGAGTATTGATTTCTTAATTTCTGTTTTACATGATATGAAAAGTCCTACCAAGTTAAACAGAAATAACGCTTCAAATATTGTATTAGCGCATCCAAAATTAATAAAAAATTTAGTTGATTTAACTTTTGATGTAGATAATAAACTATCAATTAAAGCTGCATGGGTTTTAGAATGGATTTGCACACAACATAATATTGATTTTATATTACCTTATATAGATATTTTTACAGAAAAAATTTCAACAGTACATTTTGATAGTGCAATTAGACCTTGTGCTAAAATTTGTGAAAATTTAGCAATTGCATATACCTCAACATCAAAAAATAAAACAAAAGATACATTAACATCAAAAAATATTGATGCAATTATTGAAACAGGTTTTGATTGGTTAATTACTGATCAGAAAATAGCAGTACGTGCTTACAGTATGACTTTTTTATTTTTATTCGGATTAGAAAAAGATTGGGTACATACCGAATTAAAACATTTAATTACTACAAAAATAATTCATGAAAGTAAAGCTTGTAAAGCTCGAGGAAATAAAATTTTAAAATTACTAAATAATAAAAAAATGTAA
- a CDS encoding toxin-antitoxin system YwqK family antitoxin, with protein MSSTEAQELNKTDANGNRIGAWKKLYANGKTRYTGQFENGKEVGVFKFYSITSSGTPISTKTYVNGTASVKFYNEFGKLKSEGKMIGKKRSGKWVYYFPNGKPVSEENYKDGNLDGVLKDYYPNGNITQEVVYSRGKKNGLSKTFTDSAILIEEVFYVNGKLDGKANYYDLKGALKEEGMYKNGKRVGKWDFYMDGEKVDKKKKKRYLILKNK; from the coding sequence ATGAGTTCTACAGAAGCTCAAGAATTAAATAAAACAGATGCTAACGGAAACAGAATTGGTGCTTGGAAGAAGTTATATGCTAACGGAAAAACACGTTATACAGGTCAGTTTGAAAATGGAAAAGAAGTAGGTGTTTTTAAGTTTTACTCTATTACATCATCAGGAACACCAATAAGTACAAAAACATATGTAAACGGAACTGCTTCAGTAAAGTTTTATAATGAATTTGGTAAGCTAAAAAGCGAAGGTAAAATGATTGGTAAAAAGCGTAGCGGAAAATGGGTGTATTATTTTCCAAACGGAAAACCTGTTTCTGAAGAAAATTATAAAGATGGAAATTTAGACGGAGTTCTTAAAGATTATTACCCGAACGGAAATATTACACAAGAAGTTGTTTATTCGAGAGGAAAGAAAAATGGACTTTCTAAAACCTTTACTGATTCTGCTATTTTAATTGAAGAAGTTTTTTATGTAAACGGAAAATTAGATGGAAAAGCGAATTATTACGATTTAAAAGGAGCTCTTAAAGAAGAAGGAATGTATAAAAATGGAAAAAGAGTAGGGAAGTGGGATTTTTATATGGACGGAGAAAAAGTAGACAAGAAAAAGAAAAAAAGATATCTGATTTTGAAGAATAAATGA
- the mnmA gene encoding tRNA 2-thiouridine(34) synthase MnmA: protein MKRVVVGLSGGVDSSVTAYLLKEQGYEVIGLFMKNWHDDSVTISDDCPWLEDSNDAMIVADKLGIPFQTVDLSDQYKERIVDYMFNEYEKGRTPNPDILCNREIKFDVFMDIALSLGADYVATGHYCRKSEEVIDDKSVYKLLAGKDLNKDQSYFLCQLSQKQLEKAMFPIGELTKPEVREIAKKADLITADKKDSQGLCFIGKVRLPDFLQQKLQPKDGIIVQVPTTFNQYNRTVPQFENKEAELAYFATKFSYKKESGKTVGKHQGAHYFTKGQRKGLNVGGTKEALYVIETDVNENIIYTGEGKTHQGLYRNVLFVSNEELHWVRLDLALKSGETMEVEARIRYRQKLEKAILHKVDSGLYVEFENPQSAIQEGQFVAWYINEELLGSGVIS, encoded by the coding sequence ATGAAAAGAGTAGTAGTAGGACTTTCGGGAGGTGTAGATAGTAGTGTAACCGCTTATTTATTAAAAGAGCAAGGATATGAAGTTATCGGCTTATTTATGAAAAATTGGCATGATGATTCAGTAACAATTTCAGATGATTGCCCGTGGTTAGAAGATAGCAACGATGCAATGATTGTTGCTGATAAATTAGGGATTCCTTTTCAAACCGTTGATTTAAGCGATCAATACAAAGAACGTATTGTTGATTATATGTTTAATGAATACGAAAAAGGACGCACGCCAAATCCTGATATTTTATGTAACAGAGAAATTAAATTTGATGTTTTTATGGACATCGCTTTAAGTTTGGGTGCAGATTATGTTGCAACTGGGCATTATTGCCGAAAATCAGAAGAAGTAATTGATGATAAATCGGTTTATAAATTATTAGCAGGAAAAGATTTAAATAAAGATCAATCTTATTTTTTATGTCAATTATCTCAAAAACAGCTTGAAAAAGCAATGTTTCCAATTGGTGAATTGACAAAACCAGAAGTAAGAGAAATTGCAAAAAAAGCAGATTTAATTACTGCGGATAAAAAAGATTCTCAAGGATTGTGTTTTATCGGAAAAGTTCGTTTACCTGATTTTTTACAGCAAAAACTACAACCAAAAGATGGTATTATTGTTCAAGTACCAACAACTTTTAATCAGTATAACCGTACAGTTCCTCAATTTGAAAATAAGGAAGCTGAATTAGCATATTTCGCAACAAAATTTTCTTACAAAAAAGAAAGTGGAAAAACAGTTGGGAAGCATCAAGGTGCGCATTATTTTACTAAAGGACAACGTAAAGGTTTAAATGTTGGTGGAACTAAAGAAGCTTTATATGTTATTGAAACCGATGTAAATGAAAATATAATTTATACAGGTGAAGGTAAAACTCATCAAGGTTTATATAGAAATGTATTGTTTGTTTCTAATGAAGAATTACATTGGGTTCGTTTAGATTTGGCATTAAAATCAGGTGAAACTATGGAGGTGGAAGCTAGAATCCGTTATCGTCAGAAATTAGAAAAAGCAATTTTACATAAAGTTGATAGCGGTTTATATGTTGAGTTTGAAAATCCACAATCGGCAATTCAAGAAGGGCAGTTTGTAGCTTGGTATATTAATGAAGAATTATTAGGTTCGGGAGTAATTTCTTAA